In Caproiciproducens sp. NJN-50, the following are encoded in one genomic region:
- a CDS encoding anaerobic ribonucleoside-triphosphate reductase activating protein: MIFAGIQKSSLVDYPGLVSCVLFVPGCNYDCFYCHNRSLFSGPHEILDPGAVWTFLNKRAGLLDAVVLTGGEPTCQADLVETLLEFKSLGYQVKLDTNGSNPERVADVLKSGACSYFAVDYKAPAARYKEICGPGANAEAVRKTVRLLAESGISFEIRTTVIPQLTERDLLQMASELPPVPRWSLNRYRKPEQYKPCDRARISAPPWLQEQIEGFARSMSSVQPYMNIK, from the coding sequence ATGATTTTCGCCGGGATCCAGAAAAGCTCGCTTGTCGACTATCCGGGGCTGGTTTCCTGCGTGCTGTTCGTGCCGGGCTGTAATTACGACTGCTTTTACTGCCACAACCGCTCGCTGTTCAGCGGCCCGCACGAGATTCTGGACCCCGGCGCGGTCTGGACGTTTTTGAACAAGCGCGCGGGCCTGCTCGACGCGGTGGTTCTGACCGGCGGCGAACCGACCTGTCAGGCCGACCTGGTTGAAACGCTGTTGGAATTCAAATCATTGGGCTATCAGGTCAAACTGGATACGAACGGCTCGAATCCGGAAAGAGTCGCGGATGTGCTCAAAAGCGGCGCGTGCAGCTACTTTGCGGTCGATTACAAGGCCCCGGCGGCGCGGTACAAAGAGATCTGCGGACCTGGCGCGAATGCGGAAGCCGTGCGGAAAACGGTCCGTCTGCTTGCGGAAAGCGGCATTTCCTTCGAGATCCGCACCACCGTGATCCCCCAGCTGACAGAAAGGGATCTGCTTCAGATGGCTTCCGAATTGCCTCCCGTTCCCCGCTGGTCGCTGAACCGTTACCGAAAACCGGAGCAGTACAAGCCCTGCGACAGGGCGAGGATCAGCGCGCCTCCGTGGCTCCAGGAACAAATTGAAGGCTTTGCGCGGAGCATGTCTTCCGTACAGCCCTATATGAACATAAAATAA
- the dcd gene encoding dCTP deaminase produces the protein MILSGREILRRAGGDIVIEPFDGKKINPNSYNLSLHNELLVYEETVLDMKKPNPVKKIRIPDSGFRLEPGRLYLGRTAEYTRTEGLVPMLEGRSSVGRLGLFIHITAGFGDVGFAGYWTLEMFCTQPIVIYPGVEICQIYYHTIEGDYDPYQSGKYQNNDGIQPSLLYREFESKD, from the coding sequence ATGATTCTGTCCGGAAGAGAGATTCTTCGCCGCGCGGGCGGAGATATTGTAATTGAGCCTTTTGACGGAAAAAAAATCAACCCGAACAGCTATAATCTGTCGCTCCACAATGAGCTTCTGGTATACGAGGAGACCGTGCTGGATATGAAGAAACCGAATCCGGTTAAAAAAATCCGGATTCCGGATTCCGGTTTTCGGCTGGAGCCCGGACGGCTGTATTTGGGAAGAACGGCGGAATACACCCGCACCGAGGGTCTGGTTCCCATGCTGGAGGGACGCTCTTCCGTCGGTCGGCTCGGCTTGTTTATCCATATCACCGCCGGATTCGGGGATGTTGGTTTCGCCGGATACTGGACGCTCGAAATGTTCTGCACACAGCCGATCGTTATTTATCCGGGAGTGGAAATCTGCCAGATCTATTACCACACCATCGAAGGGGACTACGATCCGTATCAAAGCGGCAAATATCAGAACAACGACGGGATCCAGCCCAGCCTGCTGTACCGGGAATTTGAATCGAAGGATTGA
- a CDS encoding zinc-ribbon domain containing protein has translation MFEDKTLVCQECGKEFVWTAGEQEFYAAKGFTNEPKRCPECRKARRMSQKPQREMFDAVCAACGAPCKVPFQPTEGRPVYCSECFAKMKEEA, from the coding sequence ATGTTTGAGGACAAAACGTTAGTCTGTCAAGAATGCGGGAAGGAGTTTGTCTGGACTGCTGGCGAGCAGGAATTTTACGCTGCGAAAGGGTTTACCAATGAACCGAAAAGGTGCCCTGAGTGCCGCAAGGCCCGCAGAATGAGCCAGAAACCCCAGAGGGAAATGTTCGATGCTGTTTGCGCTGCGTGCGGTGCTCCCTGCAAGGTTCCGTTCCAGCCGACGGAAGGCCGTCCGGTTTACTGCAGCGAGTGCTTTGCGAAAATGAAGGAAGAAGCCTGA
- a CDS encoding Fur family transcriptional regulator: MEKRRNYSRKREAILSAVRSTTSHPTADWVYEKLKPEYPDLSLGTVYRNLAQFKQDGTILSVGVVNGQERFDGNVKPHTHFVCSKCGCVMDIPDESVSPARVIQAERKYRLQIDSADILLRGICPECLDKMHRTD; encoded by the coding sequence ATGGAAAAAAGACGGAATTACAGCAGGAAACGGGAAGCGATTTTGAGCGCCGTGCGCTCAACTACTTCGCATCCGACGGCCGATTGGGTCTATGAAAAGCTGAAGCCGGAGTACCCCGATTTAAGCCTCGGAACGGTCTACAGAAACCTGGCGCAGTTCAAGCAGGATGGAACGATTCTCAGCGTCGGCGTGGTGAACGGGCAGGAAAGATTCGATGGAAACGTCAAACCGCACACTCACTTTGTCTGTTCGAAATGCGGTTGCGTGATGGATATACCGGATGAATCTGTCAGTCCCGCGCGGGTGATTCAGGCGGAGAGAAAATACCGCCTGCAGATTGATTCAGCCGATATTCTGCTTCGGGGGATCTGCCCGGAATGTCTGGACAAAATGCATCGGACGGACTGA
- a CDS encoding YitT family protein has protein sequence MKKGILKEYAVITLSTLVISAGIYFFKFPNDFTFGGVSGLAVVLGRITTLSPGSVNFVLNALLVICGFLFLGKNFGIKTVYTSFLLSGAVWILERLVPMTKPLTDDPMLELVFAVLLPAFGSALLFHAGASSGGTDIIAMILKRYTSVDIGRALFISDFFITMSSFLVFSIKTALFSCLGLLAKSLIVDSVIESINLNKYFNVICSEPEPILDYIVKKLDRSATVCDAVGAYSHHHKYIIFTVMNRAQAVQLRRFIRSVEPDAFLLVCNTSEIIGRGFHSE, from the coding sequence ATGAAAAAGGGCATTCTGAAGGAATACGCTGTCATTACCCTGAGCACGCTGGTGATTTCGGCCGGTATTTATTTTTTCAAATTTCCAAATGACTTTACCTTTGGCGGGGTGTCCGGCCTGGCGGTCGTATTGGGGCGCATTACAACTCTTTCTCCGGGGAGCGTCAATTTTGTTTTAAACGCTCTTCTGGTGATCTGCGGATTCCTTTTTTTAGGAAAAAATTTCGGCATAAAAACCGTTTATACGAGCTTTCTTCTCTCCGGCGCGGTCTGGATTCTGGAACGGCTGGTCCCGATGACAAAGCCGCTGACGGACGATCCGATGCTGGAGCTTGTGTTCGCGGTGCTGCTGCCCGCCTTCGGCTCCGCTCTGCTGTTTCACGCGGGAGCCTCCTCCGGCGGGACCGATATCATCGCGATGATCCTGAAACGATATACCAGCGTGGACATCGGAAGAGCCCTTTTCATCAGCGACTTTTTTATCACGATGTCTTCTTTTCTGGTTTTCAGCATTAAGACCGCCCTGTTTTCCTGCCTCGGCCTGCTGGCGAAATCGCTGATTGTCGACAGCGTAATTGAAAGCATCAACCTGAACAAATACTTCAACGTGATCTGCTCCGAGCCGGAGCCGATTCTGGACTACATCGTCAAAAAGCTGGATCGGAGCGCGACGGTATGCGACGCGGTCGGAGCTTATTCCCACCATCACAAATATATCATCTTTACCGTGATGAACCGCGCGCAGGCAGTGCAGCTGCGCCGTTTCATCCGCTCGGTCGAACCGGACGCGTTCCTGCTGGTCTGCAACACCAGTGAAATTATCGGAAGAGGGTTTCACAGCGAATAA
- a CDS encoding lipopolysaccharide biosynthesis protein, with the protein MKKEKTKKIHSAVVRDSVNTFGTNLFGAVLGLISSFIVLRNVSPDVKALYNQVQQWGGGLNTVLGLSAASGVVYYVARFTVGNTERAVKRLSLGVTVVIAGIGAAMLFFLRGSSFFTETPAQFLVAIVVYGALSFLFNICTSVLRGEDKFKAFNLVNLTQRILVTALAVWIFLRPNAAVWVWCTIAITAGMLLFALYGIVRWNGPKPKPAPENDLPVGTGDMVRYSLKSHVSNVLTYLNSFLGTYIVQGLYSLADYSIYSTAVTIMQQVWVLPDAVSQVILSRIAGMTEQKDKVRLSVLSSKIVTYITTVSAVLLYWAAKIFVPVLFPMYRDAVKPLPFLAVGYVLISYAKVLGNSIAAYGKPELNIIPTVLGIAVNTVFSLVLIPRMGINGVALATSISLTAQSVTCIAIFCRFSHTPFYRLLVPSGEEIGMVTKLFHK; encoded by the coding sequence ATGAAAAAAGAGAAGACAAAGAAAATTCACAGCGCGGTGGTGCGCGATTCGGTTAACACGTTCGGGACCAATTTGTTTGGGGCCGTGCTGGGGCTGATTTCGTCGTTTATCGTTCTGCGGAACGTCAGCCCGGATGTGAAGGCGCTGTATAATCAGGTGCAGCAATGGGGCGGGGGGCTGAATACGGTCCTCGGTCTCAGCGCCGCTTCCGGAGTCGTATATTATGTGGCCCGCTTTACAGTGGGCAATACCGAGCGCGCAGTAAAGAGGCTCAGCCTCGGCGTCACGGTCGTGATCGCAGGGATTGGGGCGGCGATGCTTTTCTTTCTTCGCGGAAGTTCGTTCTTCACCGAAACGCCCGCCCAGTTTCTGGTCGCGATTGTCGTTTACGGCGCTCTGTCGTTTCTGTTCAATATCTGCACGTCGGTCCTGCGGGGTGAGGATAAGTTTAAAGCCTTCAATCTCGTGAACCTTACGCAGCGGATTCTGGTGACGGCACTGGCGGTCTGGATTTTTCTGCGGCCGAACGCCGCCGTCTGGGTCTGGTGCACCATCGCAATCACAGCCGGGATGCTCCTGTTTGCCCTTTACGGCATTGTGCGGTGGAACGGACCGAAGCCGAAGCCGGCCCCGGAAAACGATCTTCCGGTTGGAACGGGCGATATGGTCCGGTACAGCCTGAAATCCCATGTCAGCAATGTTCTGACCTACCTCAATTCGTTTTTAGGAACCTATATTGTCCAGGGGCTGTATTCCCTGGCGGATTACAGCATTTACAGCACGGCCGTCACCATTATGCAGCAGGTCTGGGTTTTGCCGGACGCCGTCAGTCAGGTCATCCTGAGCCGGATCGCCGGGATGACGGAACAAAAGGACAAAGTCCGCCTTTCCGTGCTTTCATCCAAAATCGTCACCTATATCACGACTGTTTCCGCAGTTCTGCTTTACTGGGCGGCGAAGATCTTCGTCCCGGTTCTGTTTCCCATGTACCGGGATGCGGTGAAACCACTCCCTTTTTTGGCTGTCGGTTATGTTTTGATCTCCTACGCGAAGGTGCTCGGAAATTCCATTGCCGCATACGGAAAGCCGGAGCTGAATATCATCCCGACGGTGTTGGGTATCGCGGTCAATACTGTTTTCAGCCTGGTTTTGATTCCGCGCATGGGCATTAACGGCGTCGCGCTCGCAACGTCGATCTCGCTGACGGCGCAGTCCGTCACCTGTATTGCCATTTTCTGCCGCTTTTCCCACACGCCGTTTTACCGGCTGCTTGTTCCGAGCGGGGAAGAGATCGGAATGGTGACAAAGCTTTTTCATAAATAG
- a CDS encoding ECF transporter S component, which produces MRSGNRTVRLALAGLMAALVFLATMFFKVQIPVGGDKTMIGFANVFCILSGLLLGPVYGGLAAGIGSGLFDLVGGWASSAPVTLVTKFAMAWICGLIAWGGDKTGKKLSRVVAAAVIGSLSYCVLYLSYSALKEIMLGSAAQSVQIIMLTKLGATLTNALIADVIAVPLYFAVKKALERSLPEARGNG; this is translated from the coding sequence TTGAGAAGCGGAAATAGAACGGTCCGTCTTGCATTGGCGGGCCTGATGGCTGCGCTCGTCTTTTTGGCGACCATGTTTTTCAAAGTGCAGATCCCGGTGGGCGGAGATAAGACGATGATCGGCTTTGCCAATGTGTTCTGCATTCTGTCCGGCCTGCTGCTCGGGCCGGTTTACGGAGGGCTGGCCGCGGGCATCGGTTCGGGGCTGTTCGATCTGGTCGGCGGCTGGGCTTCCAGCGCGCCGGTGACGCTCGTCACAAAGTTTGCCATGGCCTGGATCTGCGGCCTGATCGCCTGGGGCGGAGACAAGACCGGCAAAAAGCTTTCCCGTGTCGTCGCGGCCGCCGTGATCGGGTCGCTTTCATACTGCGTCCTGTATCTTTCCTACTCCGCATTGAAAGAGATCATGCTCGGGTCCGCGGCGCAGTCCGTACAGATCATCATGCTGACAAAGCTCGGCGCGACGCTCACCAACGCCCTGATTGCGGACGTGATCGCGGTCCCTCTCTATTTTGCCGTGAAAAAGGCGCTGGAGCGCAGTTTGCCGGAGGCGCGCGGCAACGGATGA
- a CDS encoding TIGR04002 family protein, which translates to MKKTEFTGLPVLTALFAALIFVVTAYLFHIPTPATGGYIHLGDAFLYLAASILPAPYAVAAGGIGEALSDALTGSAVYALPTLVIKSAMVLCFTSSAKTVISKRNLAASAAAGGICIGGYYLTEVVLLGGFAAPVAEIPGNLIQAAASAAIYILLGRAFDRLKLKDRLSVMVKQR; encoded by the coding sequence ATGAAAAAAACGGAATTTACAGGGCTGCCCGTTCTGACGGCGCTGTTTGCGGCGCTGATCTTTGTCGTGACGGCATACCTGTTTCACATCCCGACCCCGGCGACCGGCGGCTATATCCATCTGGGAGACGCTTTTCTGTACCTTGCCGCGAGCATTCTGCCCGCCCCCTACGCGGTGGCGGCGGGAGGCATCGGGGAGGCGCTCTCCGACGCCCTGACGGGCAGCGCCGTCTACGCGCTGCCCACGCTGGTCATTAAGTCCGCCATGGTCCTCTGTTTTACGTCTTCGGCGAAAACAGTGATCTCCAAACGCAACCTGGCGGCCAGCGCGGCTGCGGGCGGCATCTGCATCGGCGGCTATTATCTGACGGAAGTTGTTCTGCTCGGCGGGTTTGCGGCGCCCGTGGCGGAAATCCCGGGCAACCTGATCCAGGCGGCCGCGAGCGCCGCAATTTACATTCTGCTGGGCCGTGCGTTCGACCGGCTGAAGCTAAAAGACCGTTTGTCTGTGATGGTGAAACAGCGGTAG
- the pdxR gene encoding MocR-like pyridoxine biosynthesis transcription factor PdxR, translated as MTYDFLQLNRASPVSLYQQLYSSIRGAVESGHLKTGERLPSIRSLADGLKVSCTTVESAYQQLCVEGYLRARPQRGYFVLEARRPDAVRPAVRADFSRPPGLPVRYNFGSDCVDSANMDLKLWRRQIRDVLNRQEIIASYGEHQGEYALREALSSYSYGVRGVLASPDQIVIGAGTQPLLSILCGLLNGGETAVAMEEPGFRQAEQIFSDCGFHALKLPGDEDGLNMEALRASGAKLVFLSPSNRVQTGMSLPISRRMELLRWAGECGGIIIEDDHNGELRYRARPIPALQGMGGGGNVVYIGSFSKLLLPSVRIGYMALTPELLNRYRLSAGNYNQTASKIEQLALANYIRSGQMERHLRHLRKLYGMKCDRLTRALKRAFGGRVKILLQETPLSILLTPPEDAGIQSLCALALHQGVRVGTTSDGKKILLGFAGIPSEQIEDAVSCLQTAWKDVLKEKEIDRNEGL; from the coding sequence ATGACCTACGATTTTTTACAGCTGAACCGCGCTTCTCCTGTTTCGCTGTATCAGCAGCTTTATTCTTCCATCCGCGGGGCGGTGGAGTCGGGGCATCTGAAGACCGGGGAGCGGCTCCCGTCCATCCGTTCCCTGGCGGACGGGCTGAAGGTGAGCTGCACCACGGTCGAAAGCGCCTACCAGCAGCTCTGTGTGGAAGGATATCTCCGGGCCCGTCCCCAGCGGGGATATTTTGTGCTGGAAGCGCGCCGGCCCGATGCGGTCCGGCCTGCCGTGCGCGCGGACTTCTCCCGCCCGCCCGGCCTGCCCGTCCGATACAACTTCGGCAGCGACTGCGTGGACAGCGCCAACATGGATTTAAAGCTGTGGAGGCGGCAGATCAGGGACGTGCTGAACCGGCAGGAGATTATCGCCTCCTACGGCGAGCATCAGGGAGAATACGCTCTGCGGGAGGCGCTTTCTTCTTACAGCTACGGCGTCCGCGGCGTGCTGGCCTCTCCGGACCAGATCGTCATCGGAGCCGGGACGCAGCCTCTGCTTTCCATTTTGTGCGGCCTTCTGAACGGCGGGGAAACCGCCGTGGCCATGGAGGAGCCGGGGTTCCGGCAGGCGGAGCAGATTTTTTCCGACTGCGGCTTTCATGCCTTAAAGCTGCCTGGGGATGAGGACGGCCTGAACATGGAGGCGCTCAGGGCAAGCGGGGCGAAACTCGTGTTCCTCAGCCCGTCCAACCGGGTCCAGACCGGAATGAGCCTGCCGATCAGCCGGCGGATGGAGCTTCTGCGCTGGGCCGGGGAATGCGGAGGCATCATTATCGAAGACGACCACAATGGGGAACTGCGGTACCGCGCCCGGCCTATCCCCGCCCTGCAGGGAATGGGCGGAGGAGGGAACGTCGTCTACATCGGGTCGTTTTCCAAACTTCTGCTGCCGTCGGTCCGCATCGGCTACATGGCGCTGACGCCGGAGCTGCTGAACAGGTATCGGCTCAGCGCGGGAAACTACAATCAGACGGCCTCCAAAATCGAGCAGCTCGCGCTGGCGAACTACATCCGGAGCGGACAGATGGAGCGGCACCTGCGGCATCTTCGGAAACTGTACGGCATGAAATGCGACCGCCTGACCCGGGCGCTGAAGCGGGCGTTCGGCGGACGGGTGAAAATTCTCTTGCAGGAAACCCCATTGAGCATACTTCTGACCCCGCCTGAGGATGCGGGCATCCAATCGCTCTGCGCGCTGGCGCTTCATCAGGGTGTCCGCGTCGGGACAACCTCGGACGGCAAAAAAATCCTGCTCGGCTTTGCCGGCATCCCCTCGGAGCAAATCGAGGACGCCGTTTCCTGTCTGCAAACGGCCTGGAAAGACGTTTTGAAAGAAAAGGAGATTGATAGAAATGAAGGCTTATGA
- the pepT gene encoding peptidase T, whose translation MKAYERLLHYASFDTTSCEDSESCPSTPGQLRFADALAEEMKSLGFSGVRRDESGYVYGTLPASCEAKAPVIGLISHMDTSDAAPGAGIRPRIVRNYDGGDIVLNREKNIVMRAADYRNLADCIGEDLIVTDGTTLLGADDKAGIAEILTMAEELNRRGTPHGTIAVAFTPDEEIGRGADRFDVKGFGADFAYTVDGGTVGELEYENFNAAGAVVTVHGVSVHPGDAKNRLRSAAQFAMEFHSMLPEAETPEHTEGREGFYHLTRIAGDAEHAELRYIIRDHDRAKFEARKETVRKIADYLNEKYGAGTFELSLSDSYYNMKEKIEEHPEIVARAEQAMREAGMEPRAVPIRGGTDGARLSFMGLPCPNLPTGGQNFHGRFEFIPIRSMEQMAEVLINLVKAGGRES comes from the coding sequence ATGAAGGCTTATGAAAGGCTTCTCCATTACGCGTCGTTCGACACCACATCCTGCGAGGACAGCGAAAGCTGCCCCAGCACGCCGGGCCAGCTCCGTTTTGCGGACGCGCTGGCGGAGGAAATGAAGTCGCTCGGCTTTTCCGGCGTGCGCCGCGACGAATCCGGCTATGTCTACGGCACGCTCCCCGCGAGCTGTGAGGCAAAGGCCCCGGTGATCGGCCTGATTTCTCACATGGATACCTCAGACGCCGCGCCCGGCGCGGGAATCCGGCCCCGCATCGTCAGAAATTACGACGGCGGCGACATCGTGCTGAATCGGGAGAAAAACATCGTCATGCGCGCGGCGGATTATCGCAACCTGGCGGACTGCATCGGAGAGGACCTGATTGTGACCGACGGAACCACACTGCTCGGCGCGGACGACAAAGCGGGCATCGCGGAGATCCTGACGATGGCGGAGGAACTGAACCGCCGGGGGACCCCGCACGGAACCATCGCCGTCGCATTTACTCCTGACGAGGAAATCGGGCGCGGCGCGGACCGCTTCGACGTGAAGGGCTTCGGCGCCGACTTTGCCTACACGGTGGACGGCGGAACCGTCGGCGAGCTGGAATACGAGAATTTCAACGCGGCGGGGGCCGTCGTTACCGTGCATGGGGTCAGCGTTCATCCGGGCGACGCGAAAAACCGGCTGCGCAGCGCGGCTCAATTCGCCATGGAATTTCATTCCATGCTTCCGGAGGCGGAAACGCCGGAGCACACCGAGGGCCGCGAGGGCTTTTACCACCTGACCCGAATCGCGGGCGACGCGGAGCACGCCGAGCTGCGTTACATCATCCGCGACCACGACCGCGCGAAATTCGAGGCGCGCAAGGAAACCGTCCGAAAAATCGCGGACTATCTGAACGAAAAATACGGAGCGGGGACCTTCGAGCTTTCCCTCTCCGACTCCTATTACAATATGAAGGAAAAAATCGAAGAACATCCCGAGATTGTCGCGCGGGCCGAACAGGCCATGAGGGAAGCGGGCATGGAACCGCGCGCCGTCCCGATCCGCGGCGGCACGGATGGGGCCCGGCTCTCCTTCATGGGGCTTCCGTGCCCGAACCTGCCGACCGGCGGACAGAATTTCCACGGCCGGTTCGAGTTCATCCCGATCCGGTCGATGGAACAAATGGCGGAAGTCCTGATCAATCTGGTGAAAGCAGGCGGACGAGAATCATGA
- a CDS encoding GNAT family N-acetyltransferase — protein MKLDLKHPSLEQRNEYLSFAKDWADHEEEITPYSARLLGRSYEEWLAGTLRMEREAPERFVCAHTFFLTDEAGKILGAVNIRHELNGELLKSGGHIGYGIRPSERRKGYAVRMLALALPIAEQLGIARALITCDKENIASARTILRNGGVLENELALDGRTVQRYWIGPRQSQCGAF, from the coding sequence ATGAAGCTGGATCTGAAGCATCCCTCCTTGGAACAAAGAAACGAATACCTCTCTTTCGCAAAAGACTGGGCGGATCACGAAGAAGAAATCACGCCGTACTCCGCCCGGCTTCTGGGGCGGAGCTATGAGGAATGGCTCGCCGGCACTCTCCGGATGGAGCGGGAAGCCCCGGAACGCTTTGTCTGCGCGCACACGTTCTTTCTGACGGATGAAGCCGGAAAAATTTTGGGCGCGGTCAATATCCGCCATGAGCTGAACGGCGAACTGCTGAAATCCGGCGGGCATATCGGGTATGGAATCCGCCCCTCCGAGCGCCGGAAGGGGTACGCGGTCCGGATGCTCGCGCTGGCACTGCCGATCGCTGAACAATTAGGGATCGCAAGGGCCTTGATCACCTGCGACAAAGAGAACATTGCCTCCGCGAGAACGATCCTCCGCAACGGCGGAGTGCTGGAAAACGAGCTTGCGCTGGACGGCAGGACCGTCCAGCGCTACTGGATCGGACCGCGGCAGTCCCAATGCGGCGCTTTTTGA
- the aspS gene encoding aspartate--tRNA ligase, with protein sequence MNLANQYRTHFCGEVSEQQIGKEVRVAGWVENIRDHGGIKFLDLRDHSGVVQIVVYDDALLAEVSRECSLTASGAVVLRDEETVNPKIPTGTVEVKVENLTVLGKVLDSLPFEVPLSRETKEDVRLKYRYLDLRNPKVHQNIVLRSQVISFLRRKMTDLGFLEIQTPILSASSPEGARDYLIPSRRHPGKFYALPQAPQIFKQLLMVSGFDRYFQIAPCFRDEDARADRSPGEFYQLDFELAFATQEDVFQVAEEVVGETFARFSDKTVTKAPFPRIPYAESMLKYGTDKPDLRNPLVILDITDLFEGTSFKPFQKKTVRAISVPDCGGQPKSFFENMLGFAESIGMKGLGYIKVAEDGQYQGPINKYLPDDKRAELTKRGDLKPGTVIFFVADEADAAASLAGQIRTELGRRLGLIDESRFDLCFIVDFPMFELDPDTGETVFTHNPFSMPQGGMEALLNKKPEEVLAYQYDIVCNGVELSSGAVRNHRIDIMKKAFEIAGYTEEDLKTKFTSLYHAFQFGAPPHAGMAPGVDRMLMLLTGEENIREVIAFPMNSNAQDMMMGAPNEVTEQQLREVHIRLRKPAERKV encoded by the coding sequence ATGAACCTAGCCAACCAGTACCGCACGCATTTCTGCGGAGAAGTCAGCGAACAGCAGATCGGAAAGGAAGTCCGCGTAGCGGGTTGGGTCGAGAATATCCGCGACCACGGCGGAATCAAATTTCTCGATTTAAGGGATCATTCCGGCGTGGTGCAGATCGTCGTCTACGACGACGCGCTTCTGGCGGAAGTCAGCCGCGAATGCAGCCTGACCGCATCGGGCGCCGTCGTTCTGCGCGACGAGGAGACCGTCAATCCCAAAATTCCGACCGGGACGGTTGAGGTGAAAGTGGAAAATCTGACCGTGCTGGGGAAAGTGCTGGACAGCCTTCCGTTCGAAGTCCCCCTCTCCCGGGAAACCAAGGAGGACGTTCGACTGAAATACCGCTACCTGGATCTGCGCAATCCGAAGGTTCATCAGAATATCGTTCTGCGTTCCCAGGTGATCTCCTTTCTTCGCCGCAAAATGACCGACCTGGGTTTTCTTGAAATCCAGACGCCGATCCTTTCCGCCTCCTCGCCGGAGGGCGCGCGGGACTACCTGATCCCCAGCCGCCGGCACCCGGGCAAATTCTATGCCCTGCCTCAGGCCCCGCAGATTTTCAAACAGCTGCTGATGGTTTCCGGCTTCGACCGCTACTTTCAGATCGCCCCGTGCTTCCGCGACGAGGACGCGCGTGCCGACCGCTCGCCGGGTGAATTTTATCAGCTTGATTTCGAGCTTGCGTTCGCAACACAGGAGGATGTGTTCCAGGTCGCGGAGGAAGTCGTCGGCGAAACGTTCGCCAGGTTCTCAGACAAAACCGTGACCAAAGCGCCGTTTCCCCGCATCCCCTACGCCGAATCCATGCTGAAATATGGCACGGACAAACCGGATCTGCGCAATCCGCTGGTGATTCTGGACATTACCGATCTGTTTGAGGGGACCTCTTTCAAACCGTTTCAGAAGAAAACCGTCCGCGCGATCAGCGTGCCGGACTGCGGCGGGCAGCCGAAAAGCTTCTTCGAAAACATGCTCGGCTTTGCCGAAAGCATCGGCATGAAGGGCCTCGGCTATATCAAGGTCGCGGAAGACGGGCAGTATCAGGGCCCGATCAATAAATATCTTCCCGACGATAAACGCGCGGAACTGACGAAGCGCGGAGATCTGAAACCGGGAACGGTGATCTTTTTCGTCGCGGATGAGGCGGATGCGGCCGCCTCCCTTGCCGGGCAGATCCGTACGGAGCTGGGCCGGCGCCTCGGGCTGATCGACGAAAGCCGTTTCGACCTGTGCTTCATCGTCGATTTTCCAATGTTCGAACTGGACCCGGACACCGGGGAAACCGTCTTCACGCACAACCCGTTCTCCATGCCGCAGGGCGGGATGGAAGCGCTGCTGAACAAAAAACCTGAGGAAGTCCTCGCCTACCAGTACGACATTGTCTGCAACGGCGTGGAACTCTCCTCCGGAGCGGTGCGGAACCACCGCATCGACATCATGAAAAAGGCGTTTGAGATCGCGGGATATACGGAGGAGGACTTGAAAACCAAATTCACCTCGCTCTACCACGCGTTCCAGTTCGGCGCCCCGCCGCACGCCGGCATGGCGCCAGGTGTCGACCGGATGCTGATGCTTCTGACAGGAGAGGAAAACATCCGCGAGGTCATTGCGTTCCCGATGAATTCCAACGCGCAGGACATGATGATGGGCGCGCCGAACGAAGTGACGGAACAGCAGCTGCGCGAAGTGCATATCCGGCTGCGGAAACCGGCCGAAAGGAAGGTCTGA
- the gatC gene encoding Asp-tRNA(Asn)/Glu-tRNA(Gln) amidotransferase subunit GatC yields the protein MVTHEEILKIARLAKLSVAPEELDGLTRDMNSIIEFADAVNSVAAEDSGFDNINNLSNVFRDDTVVSSFSREEILKNAPNQEDGYFLVRRRS from the coding sequence ATGGTCACTCACGAGGAGATCCTGAAAATCGCCCGCCTTGCAAAGCTCTCCGTCGCCCCGGAGGAGCTGGATGGCCTGACCAGGGATATGAACAGCATCATCGAATTCGCGGACGCCGTCAATTCAGTTGCCGCCGAAGATTCCGGCTTCGACAACATCAACAACCTGTCGAACGTATTCCGCGATGATACGGTCGTTTCCTCCTTTAGCCGAGAGGAAATCCTGAAAAACGCACCGAACCAGGAAGACGGATATTTCCTGGTCCGCCGGCGCAGTTAG